One genomic window of Fusarium verticillioides 7600 chromosome 2, whole genome shotgun sequence includes the following:
- a CDS encoding CCR4-NOT transcription complex subunit 4, translating to MMNPLPPLCYADQLLRVAEFRANIQKNQKKRALDQRQKELQKREAEKENRKNLIGVRVVQKNLVYITGLAPTVREDELLKTLRKPEFFGQYGNIQKISISNRKSSDGQHQSLGIYVTFERPEEATRCIQAVHGSHNGDRVLKAQHGTTKYCSAWLKNEKCGNPGCMFLHEQGDEEDSYSRQDLSSMNSIGSQRPLPGGSSRSASRQQISHPTPPPVVSHSMTRSISKEGSENGADGSALPSSANWARNPQRSRRGSLATSGAASSPAISTAQPVTAEPVPEEAVEEEDEDELEEEEPQQPDPVAGPSSSRSREPESPAPTQESPDTWLKEIYKTLQSCPMPIFPDFDEDQYPPMFDPRGGEKRRAMREEEDSRLTGEQEEQPEVREPSEGEPETGGSLALGGEPEDRDTSSDNRGFDRRPSTQPPIQRLSTDGLFGPSLTGASPFGQSSGNPGSRSMTPQQLYLRSQGGFGDAPPGITSQSNAFQNQGQSQGQGHNRQSSRFSFANDNASSSTNVKVAANPRIMAQQSSMMPNTFPSQSSNQFYGASMPGPPPGLKSTGTPPSMFGQFGGQGFGAPKDNSSELLQSLIGRGRAGNNQSHDAGKREFMISSYSNQYPPSSTSTPAPSSGLLPPLYGNTPGGYQDMGSKQKKKGKKHRHANTSSSGGSGLVDLADPSILQARMQHQSQGSAGVGQGLFGGQSQDDELPSLDEATNSVDALVSDDPILPPIGLEGRTSVPPGLSLPPGIPANISRPPSTQGHAKLTNIVPALPRMPPPGLSQGSLTPDQSPAKLNPTTPVLEAKKNIKSLAAESGLSREITTQSQPKLAKASFLQDEDFPALDASKNKSRPATPTSKATPKAKRHAERIVDRMMAKAGASLESTTQETNAEETKVQETKAQEVKVKETKAQEAKPASSSQAADKKPTAVNTQVGKNVAVKTSELSATTEKSTTETSAAFPPLPTASSNAIASPVTRTAPKTLRVIATPKTEAPPPASPALTMASVALSGTSRAVSGSYRPDTPASEMISDNASVVSASVTHSRASSPPPSRIGSAAVRTTTKSQQRKQRKDVLKQETKLIAEAPIAEAEVHAPIMGRKKKQKKEKPVKATQPDASTIPETPTDEPSQPLSQQEPVKVPERETEEKPAKSKTSQKKSTKSKGKTKEVETQPTPPPPASPKESIPDTQEPPARPQPDPASVFSEVKNTLWASSVDKLQLFKPIANGSSRTDYSAAKNNANKAEHCKDCSCKCGEIQDEDLAALRAGKPVRKQFHVDGSRMLITPNGDCVRGLTPEEEDAFLELQAAIAKTAENPGSFIAPRHQPGSGAFSLIKGRAVPNGRPNIFPATAQLQSQDPIGKLQREDALSYINQYVLPRLNLGATNMGFPKGASPTKDAAAASLNSLAPYFYGPDAAAGVGIYSPPDGARAMQDFSSAGMSSEERGKNFGMGVGGMPLMSVEDAEGALAAARRETEKLEKGLNQVIKRNRRLVLGGNN from the exons GTATGATGAACCCCTTGCCACCATTGTGCTATGCTGACCAACTCCTCAGGGTCGCCGAGTTTCGGGCCAATATTCAAAAGAACCAAAAGAAGCGAGCTCTAGATCAGCGACAAAAAGAACTACAGAAACGCGAAGCCGAAAAGGAAAACCGTAAAAATCTGATCGGCGTTCGTGTTGTCCAAAAGAACTTGGTCTATATCACGGGTCTTGCACCGACTGTTCGAGAGGAcgaacttctcaagacgCTACGAAAGCCCGAGTTCTTCGGCCAGTACGGAAACATCCAAAAGATATCCATTAGTAACCGAAAGAGCTCTGATGGCCAACATCAGTCGCTTGGCATTTACGTGACTTTCGAACGCCCGGAAGAAGCGACACGGTGCATCCAAGCTGTGCACGGATCCCACAACGGTGATCGAGTCCTAAAGGCGCAGCACGGCACGACGAAATACTGTTCAGCTTGGTTAAAGAACGAAAAATGCGGCAATCCTGGTTGCATGTTCTTGCATGAACAaggcgatgaggaggacAGTTACTCACGACAGGACTTGTCCTCTATGAACAGTATAGGGTCTCAACGGCCTCTCCCCGGAGGCAGTTCGCGATCGGCTTCCCGACAACAGATTTCCCATCCTACGCCGCCCCCCGTCGTATCCCATTCGATGACACGCTCCATTAGTAAAGAGGGTTCTGAGAATGGTGCCGATGGATCAGCTTTACCTTCCTCGGCCAACTGGGCACGCAACCCACAGCGAAGTCGTAGAGGTAGCCTTGCTACTAGTGGTGCTGCTTCAAGCCCTGCTATTTCAACAGCTCAGCCTGTTACCGCAGAGCCTGTGCCAGAAGAAGCggtcgaagaggaagatgaggatgagttggaggaagaggaacCACAACAACCGGACCCAGTTGCTgggccgtcatcatcaaggagccGGGAGCCTGAATCACCTGCGCCAACTCAAGAGTCGCCTGATACATGGCTTAAGGAGATCTACAAGACACTGCAAAGTTGTCCTATGCCTATCTTTCCTGATTTTGACGAAGACCAATATCCACCTATGTTTGATCCTCGCGGTGGTGAGAAGCGCCGGGCCATGcgagaggaggaggattcaCGTTTGACcggagaacaagaagagcaacCTGAGGTTCGCGAGCCATCGGAAGGAGAACCTGAGACCGGTGGCAGCCTTGCTCTGGGAGGAGAGCCTGAAGACCGTGATACTTCTAGCGACAACCGAGGCTTTGATCGCCGACCTAGCACTCAGCCTCCCATTCAGCGACTTTCTACTGACGGGCTCTTTGGACCTTCTCTCACCGGAGCTTCACCCTTTGGTCAGAGCTCGGGGAACCCTGGCTCGCGGTCTATGACACCGCAGCAGTTGTATCTTCGATCTCAGGGCGGATTTGGCGATGCCCCTCCTGGCATAACCAGCCAAAGCAATGCTTTCCAGAACCAGGGTCaaagccaaggtcaaggccacAACCGTCAATCCTCTCGATTTAGCTTTGCCAACGACAACGCGAGCTCTTCTACCAACGTCAAGGTCGCAGCTAACCCGCGTATCATGGCCCAGCAATCCTCTATGATGCCCAACACGTTTCCATCGCAGAGCAGCAACCAGTTTTACGGTGCCTCCATGCCTGGACCTCCTCCTGGTCTGAAGTCAACCGGCACTCCCCCTAGCATGTTCGGCCAGTTTGGTGGACAGGGCTTTGGCGCCCCCAAGGACAATTCAagtgagcttcttcagagttTAATCGGCCGCGGTCGGGCTGGTAACAACCAGTCCCACGACGCGGGAAAGCGTGAGTTTATGATTTCTTCTTATTCAAACCAGTACCCACCATCCTCTACCTCAACCCCAGCTCCTTCTTCCGGGCTCCTGCCGCCTCTCTATGGTAATACACCTGGAGGGTACCAAGACATGGGCTctaagcagaagaagaagggaaagaagcaCAGACATGCTAACACTTCCTCCTCCGGGGGGAGTGGCTTAGTAGATCTTGCAGACCCGAGTATCTTGCAGGCGCGAATGCAGCACCAGTCTCAAGGCAGCGCCGGAGTCGGACAGGGCTTGTTTGGCGGTCAGAGTCAAG atgatgagctccCATCCCTGGACGAGGCTACGAATTCTGTCGACGCTCTAGTTTCTGACGACCCTATACTGCCACCAATTGGTCTGGAAGGTCGTACATCTGTGCCTCCAGGCTTATCGTTACCCCCAGGAATACCAGCCAACATATCGAGACCTCCATCTACTCAAGGTCATGCAAAACTCACCAACATTGTGCCAGCGTTGCCTAGAATGCCACCCCCTGGACTCTCACAAGGTTCTCTAACGCCTGACCAGTCGCCTGCAAAGCTAAACCCAACGACACCTGTCTTGGAAGCAAAGAAAAATATCAAGTCTCTGGCGGCTGAAAGCGGACTCTCGCGAGAAATCACGACACAATCGCAACCGAAGCTTGCAAAGGCAAGTTTCTTACAGGACGAGGACTTTCCGGCTTTGGATGCAtcgaagaacaagagtcGACCCGCAACGCCTACATCCAAGGCTACGCCAAAGGCCAAACGCCATGCTGAGAGGATTGTGGACAGAATGATGGCCAAGGCTGGAGCCAGCCTAGAGAGCACGACTCAGGAAACCAATGCCGAGGAGACCAAGGTTCAAGAGACCAAGGCTCAAGAAGTTAAGGTAAAGGAGACCAAGGCCCAGGAAGCGAAACCTGCATCATCGTCTCAGGCAGCAGACAAGAAGCCCACTGCTGTCAACACTCAGGTTGGAAAGAATGTTGCTGTGAAGACCAGTGAACTATCTGCAACAACTGAGAAGTCAACAACAGAGACCTCCGCTGCCTTTCCTCCATTGCCCACAGCCTCGTCTAACGCAATTGCATCCCCTGTCACACGCACAGCACCAAAGACGCTGCGTGTCATTGCAACTCCCAAGACTGAGGCACCTCCTCCTGCCTCTCCTGCCTTGACCATGGCATCGGTTGCGTTGTCAGGCACTTCCAGAGCCGTTTCCGGTAGTTACAGGCCAGATACACCTGCGAGCGAGATGATTAGTGACAACGCCTCGGTGGTGTCTGCCTCTGTGACCCATTCTCGGGCAAGCTCGCCACCCCCGAGCAGAATTGGGTCTGCTGCGGTAAGAACCACAACCAAGAGTCAACAGCGAAAGCAACGAAAAGATGTTTTGAAGCAAGAAACAAAGTTGATCGCTGAGGCTCCCATTGCAGAGGCAGAGGTGCATGCTCCTATCATGGGgcgcaagaagaaacagaagaaggaaaagcCCGTCAAGGCGACCCAACCAGATGCTTCTACTATCCCTGAGACTCCAACAGACGAGCCGTCCCAGCCACTATCTCAGCAAGAGCCCGTCAAGGTGCCCGAaagagagacagaagagaagCCTGCCAAGAGCAAGACTTCTCAAAAGAAGTCAACCAAATCCAAGGGCAAAACAAAGGAGGTAGAGACTCAACCGACTCCCCCTCCTCCGGCGTCTCCTAAGGAGTCTATCCCTGATACTCAGGAGCCACCTGCAAGACCACAGCCTGATCCTGCCTCGGTCTTTTCTGAGGTTAAGAACACTCTCTGGGCTTCGAGTGTAGATAAACTCCAACTGTTTAAGCCCATCGCCAACGGCTCATCTCGCACCGACTACAGTGCTGCTaagaacaacgccaacaaggCTGAGCATTGTAAGGACTGCTCTTGCAAATGTGGAGAAATTCAAGATGAGGATCTTGCAGCGCTGCGCGCAGGGAAGCCTGTCCGAAAACAATTCCACGTTGATGGTAGCCGTATGCTCATTACCCCCAATGGTGACTGCGTACGTGGTCTGACccctgaggaagaggacgcTTTTCTGGAACTTCAAGCTGCCATTGCTAAAACGGCAGAGAACCCCGGATCGTTCATTGCCCCTCGACATCAGCCTGGTAGTGGAGCATTCTCTCTTATTAAGGGCCGAGCTGTTCCCAATGGACGTCCCAACATCTTCCCCGCCACTGCCCAGCTCCAGTCCCAGGACCCCATCGGAAAGCTTCAGCGAGAGGACGCGCTTAGCTACATCAACCAGTACGTTCTTCCTCGCCTCAACCTAGGTGCTACGAACATGGGATTTCCTAAGGGAGCATCCCCTACCAAGGATGCGGCTGCTGCGAGTCTTAACTCTCTCGCACCCTACTTCTATGGTCCCGATGCTGCCGCCGGTGTGGGTATTTACAGCCCTCCTGATGGAGCGCGGGCGATGCAGGActtcagctcagctggaATGTCGAGTGAAGAGCGTGGAAAGAACTTCGGCATGGGTGTTGGTGGAATGCCCCTGATGAGTGTCGAAGATGCAGAGGGTGCCCTTGCGGCTGCTCGACGAGAGActgagaagttggagaagggATTGAACCAGGTAATCAAGCGCAACAGACGACTTGTCCTTGGAGGAAACAACtaa
- a CDS encoding CCR4-NOT transcription complex subunit 4 has product MMNPLPPLCYADQLLRVAEFRANIQKNQKKRALDQRQKELQKREAEKENRKNLIGVRVVQKNLVYITGLAPTVREDELLKTLRKPEFFGQYGNIQKISISNRKSSDGQHQSLGIYVTFERPEEATRCIQAVHGSHNGDRVLKAQHGTTKYCSAWLKNEKCGNPGCMFLHEQGDEEDSYSRQDLSSMNSIGSQRPLPGGSSRSASRQQISHPTPPPVVSHSMTRSISKEGSENGADGSALPSSANWARNPQRSRRGSLATSGAASSPAISTAQPVTAEPVPEEAVEEEDEDELEEEEPQQPDPVAGPSSSRSREPESPAPTQESPDTWLKEIYKTLQSCPMPIFPDFDEDQYPPMFDPRGGEKRRAMREEEDSRLTGEQEEQPEVREPSEGEPETGGSLALGGEPEDRDTSSDNRGFDRRPSTQPPIQRLSTDGLFGPSLTGASPFGQSSGNPGSRSMTPQQLYLRSQGGFGDAPPGITSQSNAFQNQGQSQGQGHNRQSSRFSFANDNASSSTNVKVAANPRIMAQQSSMMPNTFPSQSSNQFYGASMPGPPPGLKSTGTPPSMFGQFGGQGFGAPKDNSSELLQSLIGRGRAGNNQSHDAGKHDELPSLDEATNSVDALVSDDPILPPIGLEGRTSVPPGLSLPPGIPANISRPPSTQGHAKLTNIVPALPRMPPPGLSQGSLTPDQSPAKLNPTTPVLEAKKNIKSLAAESGLSREITTQSQPKLAKASFLQDEDFPALDASKNKSRPATPTSKATPKAKRHAERIVDRMMAKAGASLESTTQETNAEETKVQETKAQEVKVKETKAQEAKPASSSQAADKKPTAVNTQVGKNVAVKTSELSATTEKSTTETSAAFPPLPTASSNAIASPVTRTAPKTLRVIATPKTEAPPPASPALTMASVALSGTSRAVSGSYRPDTPASEMISDNASVVSASVTHSRASSPPPSRIGSAAVRTTTKSQQRKQRKDVLKQETKLIAEAPIAEAEVHAPIMGRKKKQKKEKPVKATQPDASTIPETPTDEPSQPLSQQEPVKVPERETEEKPAKSKTSQKKSTKSKGKTKEVETQPTPPPPASPKESIPDTQEPPARPQPDPASVFSEVKNTLWASSVDKLQLFKPIANGSSRTDYSAAKNNANKAEHCKDCSCKCGEIQDEDLAALRAGKPVRKQFHVDGSRMLITPNGDCVRGLTPEEEDAFLELQAAIAKTAENPGSFIAPRHQPGSGAFSLIKGRAVPNGRPNIFPATAQLQSQDPIGKLQREDALSYINQYVLPRLNLGATNMGFPKGASPTKDAAAASLNSLAPYFYGPDAAAGVGIYSPPDGARAMQDFSSAGMSSEERGKNFGMGVGGMPLMSVEDAEGALAAARRETEKLEKGLNQVIKRNRRLVLGGNN; this is encoded by the exons GTATGATGAACCCCTTGCCACCATTGTGCTATGCTGACCAACTCCTCAGGGTCGCCGAGTTTCGGGCCAATATTCAAAAGAACCAAAAGAAGCGAGCTCTAGATCAGCGACAAAAAGAACTACAGAAACGCGAAGCCGAAAAGGAAAACCGTAAAAATCTGATCGGCGTTCGTGTTGTCCAAAAGAACTTGGTCTATATCACGGGTCTTGCACCGACTGTTCGAGAGGAcgaacttctcaagacgCTACGAAAGCCCGAGTTCTTCGGCCAGTACGGAAACATCCAAAAGATATCCATTAGTAACCGAAAGAGCTCTGATGGCCAACATCAGTCGCTTGGCATTTACGTGACTTTCGAACGCCCGGAAGAAGCGACACGGTGCATCCAAGCTGTGCACGGATCCCACAACGGTGATCGAGTCCTAAAGGCGCAGCACGGCACGACGAAATACTGTTCAGCTTGGTTAAAGAACGAAAAATGCGGCAATCCTGGTTGCATGTTCTTGCATGAACAaggcgatgaggaggacAGTTACTCACGACAGGACTTGTCCTCTATGAACAGTATAGGGTCTCAACGGCCTCTCCCCGGAGGCAGTTCGCGATCGGCTTCCCGACAACAGATTTCCCATCCTACGCCGCCCCCCGTCGTATCCCATTCGATGACACGCTCCATTAGTAAAGAGGGTTCTGAGAATGGTGCCGATGGATCAGCTTTACCTTCCTCGGCCAACTGGGCACGCAACCCACAGCGAAGTCGTAGAGGTAGCCTTGCTACTAGTGGTGCTGCTTCAAGCCCTGCTATTTCAACAGCTCAGCCTGTTACCGCAGAGCCTGTGCCAGAAGAAGCggtcgaagaggaagatgaggatgagttggaggaagaggaacCACAACAACCGGACCCAGTTGCTgggccgtcatcatcaaggagccGGGAGCCTGAATCACCTGCGCCAACTCAAGAGTCGCCTGATACATGGCTTAAGGAGATCTACAAGACACTGCAAAGTTGTCCTATGCCTATCTTTCCTGATTTTGACGAAGACCAATATCCACCTATGTTTGATCCTCGCGGTGGTGAGAAGCGCCGGGCCATGcgagaggaggaggattcaCGTTTGACcggagaacaagaagagcaacCTGAGGTTCGCGAGCCATCGGAAGGAGAACCTGAGACCGGTGGCAGCCTTGCTCTGGGAGGAGAGCCTGAAGACCGTGATACTTCTAGCGACAACCGAGGCTTTGATCGCCGACCTAGCACTCAGCCTCCCATTCAGCGACTTTCTACTGACGGGCTCTTTGGACCTTCTCTCACCGGAGCTTCACCCTTTGGTCAGAGCTCGGGGAACCCTGGCTCGCGGTCTATGACACCGCAGCAGTTGTATCTTCGATCTCAGGGCGGATTTGGCGATGCCCCTCCTGGCATAACCAGCCAAAGCAATGCTTTCCAGAACCAGGGTCaaagccaaggtcaaggccacAACCGTCAATCCTCTCGATTTAGCTTTGCCAACGACAACGCGAGCTCTTCTACCAACGTCAAGGTCGCAGCTAACCCGCGTATCATGGCCCAGCAATCCTCTATGATGCCCAACACGTTTCCATCGCAGAGCAGCAACCAGTTTTACGGTGCCTCCATGCCTGGACCTCCTCCTGGTCTGAAGTCAACCGGCACTCCCCCTAGCATGTTCGGCCAGTTTGGTGGACAGGGCTTTGGCGCCCCCAAGGACAATTCAagtgagcttcttcagagttTAATCGGCCGCGGTCGGGCTGGTAACAACCAGTCCCACGACGCGGGAAAGC atgatgagctccCATCCCTGGACGAGGCTACGAATTCTGTCGACGCTCTAGTTTCTGACGACCCTATACTGCCACCAATTGGTCTGGAAGGTCGTACATCTGTGCCTCCAGGCTTATCGTTACCCCCAGGAATACCAGCCAACATATCGAGACCTCCATCTACTCAAGGTCATGCAAAACTCACCAACATTGTGCCAGCGTTGCCTAGAATGCCACCCCCTGGACTCTCACAAGGTTCTCTAACGCCTGACCAGTCGCCTGCAAAGCTAAACCCAACGACACCTGTCTTGGAAGCAAAGAAAAATATCAAGTCTCTGGCGGCTGAAAGCGGACTCTCGCGAGAAATCACGACACAATCGCAACCGAAGCTTGCAAAGGCAAGTTTCTTACAGGACGAGGACTTTCCGGCTTTGGATGCAtcgaagaacaagagtcGACCCGCAACGCCTACATCCAAGGCTACGCCAAAGGCCAAACGCCATGCTGAGAGGATTGTGGACAGAATGATGGCCAAGGCTGGAGCCAGCCTAGAGAGCACGACTCAGGAAACCAATGCCGAGGAGACCAAGGTTCAAGAGACCAAGGCTCAAGAAGTTAAGGTAAAGGAGACCAAGGCCCAGGAAGCGAAACCTGCATCATCGTCTCAGGCAGCAGACAAGAAGCCCACTGCTGTCAACACTCAGGTTGGAAAGAATGTTGCTGTGAAGACCAGTGAACTATCTGCAACAACTGAGAAGTCAACAACAGAGACCTCCGCTGCCTTTCCTCCATTGCCCACAGCCTCGTCTAACGCAATTGCATCCCCTGTCACACGCACAGCACCAAAGACGCTGCGTGTCATTGCAACTCCCAAGACTGAGGCACCTCCTCCTGCCTCTCCTGCCTTGACCATGGCATCGGTTGCGTTGTCAGGCACTTCCAGAGCCGTTTCCGGTAGTTACAGGCCAGATACACCTGCGAGCGAGATGATTAGTGACAACGCCTCGGTGGTGTCTGCCTCTGTGACCCATTCTCGGGCAAGCTCGCCACCCCCGAGCAGAATTGGGTCTGCTGCGGTAAGAACCACAACCAAGAGTCAACAGCGAAAGCAACGAAAAGATGTTTTGAAGCAAGAAACAAAGTTGATCGCTGAGGCTCCCATTGCAGAGGCAGAGGTGCATGCTCCTATCATGGGgcgcaagaagaaacagaagaaggaaaagcCCGTCAAGGCGACCCAACCAGATGCTTCTACTATCCCTGAGACTCCAACAGACGAGCCGTCCCAGCCACTATCTCAGCAAGAGCCCGTCAAGGTGCCCGAaagagagacagaagagaagCCTGCCAAGAGCAAGACTTCTCAAAAGAAGTCAACCAAATCCAAGGGCAAAACAAAGGAGGTAGAGACTCAACCGACTCCCCCTCCTCCGGCGTCTCCTAAGGAGTCTATCCCTGATACTCAGGAGCCACCTGCAAGACCACAGCCTGATCCTGCCTCGGTCTTTTCTGAGGTTAAGAACACTCTCTGGGCTTCGAGTGTAGATAAACTCCAACTGTTTAAGCCCATCGCCAACGGCTCATCTCGCACCGACTACAGTGCTGCTaagaacaacgccaacaaggCTGAGCATTGTAAGGACTGCTCTTGCAAATGTGGAGAAATTCAAGATGAGGATCTTGCAGCGCTGCGCGCAGGGAAGCCTGTCCGAAAACAATTCCACGTTGATGGTAGCCGTATGCTCATTACCCCCAATGGTGACTGCGTACGTGGTCTGACccctgaggaagaggacgcTTTTCTGGAACTTCAAGCTGCCATTGCTAAAACGGCAGAGAACCCCGGATCGTTCATTGCCCCTCGACATCAGCCTGGTAGTGGAGCATTCTCTCTTATTAAGGGCCGAGCTGTTCCCAATGGACGTCCCAACATCTTCCCCGCCACTGCCCAGCTCCAGTCCCAGGACCCCATCGGAAAGCTTCAGCGAGAGGACGCGCTTAGCTACATCAACCAGTACGTTCTTCCTCGCCTCAACCTAGGTGCTACGAACATGGGATTTCCTAAGGGAGCATCCCCTACCAAGGATGCGGCTGCTGCGAGTCTTAACTCTCTCGCACCCTACTTCTATGGTCCCGATGCTGCCGCCGGTGTGGGTATTTACAGCCCTCCTGATGGAGCGCGGGCGATGCAGGActtcagctcagctggaATGTCGAGTGAAGAGCGTGGAAAGAACTTCGGCATGGGTGTTGGTGGAATGCCCCTGATGAGTGTCGAAGATGCAGAGGGTGCCCTTGCGGCTGCTCGACGAGAGActgagaagttggagaagggATTGAACCAGGTAATCAAGCGCAACAGACGACTTGTCCTTGGAGGAAACAACtaa